Proteins encoded by one window of Rhodobacter sp. CZR27:
- a CDS encoding ABC transporter ATP-binding protein codes for MAEPPPEVACRGLARTYGSGPRAIEAVRPFTLTFEAGRTTALVGPSGCGKSTLLRMIAGLETPSAGAVTIGGAAPIEVCRRGGLSVAFQEAALLPWRTVEGNVSLALRLARRRPDAQAVARLIRLVGLEGFEKRRPAELSGGMRQRAAIARCLVTAPGLLLLDEPFGSVDELTRLRLDLDLPRLWQERGTTAILVTHSVSEAVLLADRVVVLSPRPGAVVADLAIPLPRPRQAAMVRETRFLDLVTEITAGLAEGGAADWPLAAQ; via the coding sequence GTGGCTGAGCCCCCGCCGGAGGTGGCCTGCCGGGGCCTCGCCCGCACCTACGGCTCCGGCCCTCGCGCCATCGAGGCCGTGCGGCCCTTCACCCTGACCTTCGAGGCGGGCCGCACCACGGCCCTCGTCGGCCCCTCGGGCTGCGGCAAGTCCACGCTTCTGCGCATGATCGCGGGGCTCGAGACGCCCTCGGCCGGCGCAGTGACCATCGGAGGCGCGGCGCCGATCGAGGTCTGCCGCCGCGGCGGGCTGTCGGTCGCCTTCCAGGAGGCCGCGCTCCTGCCCTGGCGCACGGTCGAGGGCAACGTGAGCCTCGCCCTGCGGCTGGCGCGGCGACGGCCCGACGCGCAAGCGGTGGCGCGGCTCATCCGGCTCGTGGGCCTCGAAGGGTTCGAGAAGCGCCGCCCGGCCGAGCTTTCCGGCGGCATGCGCCAGCGCGCGGCGATCGCCCGCTGCCTCGTGACCGCGCCGGGGCTCTTGCTGCTCGACGAGCCCTTCGGTTCGGTGGACGAGCTGACCCGCCTGCGACTCGACCTCGACCTGCCGCGGCTCTGGCAGGAGCGGGGAACGACCGCGATCCTCGTCACCCATTCCGTGTCCGAGGCGGTGCTGCTCGCGGACCGCGTGGTGGTGCTTTCGCCGCGGCCGGGCGCGGTGGTGGCCGATCTTGCCATCCCCCTGCCCCGTCCCCGCCAGGCGGCAATGGTGCGCGAGACGCGGTTCCTCGACCTCGTGACCGAGATCACCGCGGGCCTTGCCGAGGGAGGGGCAGCCGACTGGCCGCTCGCCGCGCAGTGA
- a CDS encoding ABC transporter permease, which produces MARVAGWLLALLLWELAARALSATHLLAGPTEVAAWLFAHAGLAGRALAVTAGEAALGFLAGNLAAVLLAGLAVLVPRRGAVVISLLMLFGFCLPLVATGPILRVLWGPGIGPQVTLAALAVAFTTYLSVLVGLRAAPPVWLDMVRSYGRGRLSALLHVRARGALPYLMAGLQIAAPAAFLGALVGEFTGAERGLGVLVIRALREIDAPATWGLATVAAAVTITAHAAIGALARRLHAEPPLILATAPSGGVGPLPVLAAAAVALLLWAGAMEAAGLSPFFAKRPWDVWAFLASDPEAAAHRTLLAAATAETLRMAVPGYLAGLLAGVGLAALVVLVPRAEGMVLPLAVALRAVPIVTTAPLVVLALGRGPAGTVTIVALMIFFPTLTACLHGLRQVPAPVLDLFDSHAAGRGTRLVHAQLPAMLPAFFASARMAVPAAILAATTAEWLATGTGLGALMAVSASTSAYGMLWSATLLIALSACLVWGAVGQLERAVLSRTAAEQLA; this is translated from the coding sequence ATCGCCCGCGTGGCGGGATGGCTGCTCGCGCTGCTGCTGTGGGAACTGGCGGCGCGGGCCCTGTCCGCCACGCATCTGCTGGCGGGACCGACAGAGGTCGCGGCCTGGCTTTTCGCCCATGCCGGCCTAGCGGGGCGCGCCCTCGCGGTCACGGCGGGCGAGGCCGCGCTGGGGTTCCTTGCCGGCAACCTCGCCGCGGTGCTGCTGGCCGGGCTCGCCGTCCTGGTGCCGCGGCGGGGGGCGGTGGTCATCTCGCTCCTGATGCTCTTCGGCTTCTGCCTGCCGCTGGTGGCGACGGGGCCGATCCTGCGCGTGCTCTGGGGGCCGGGGATCGGGCCGCAGGTGACGCTCGCGGCCCTTGCGGTCGCCTTCACCACCTACCTGTCGGTGCTGGTCGGCCTGCGCGCCGCGCCGCCCGTCTGGCTGGACATGGTGCGCAGCTACGGCCGCGGGCGGCTGTCGGCACTCCTGCACGTCCGCGCCCGGGGCGCCCTGCCCTACCTCATGGCCGGCTTGCAGATCGCGGCGCCCGCGGCCTTCCTCGGCGCGCTGGTGGGCGAGTTCACGGGGGCCGAGCGCGGCCTCGGCGTGCTGGTCATCCGGGCGCTGCGCGAGATCGACGCGCCGGCGACCTGGGGGCTGGCCACGGTCGCCGCCGCGGTCACGATCACCGCGCACGCGGCCATCGGCGCGCTCGCGCGACGGCTGCATGCGGAACCGCCGCTGATCCTCGCCACCGCGCCCTCCGGCGGGGTCGGCCCGCTGCCCGTGCTCGCCGCGGCGGCAGTGGCGCTCCTGCTCTGGGCCGGGGCGATGGAGGCCGCGGGCCTCAGCCCGTTCTTCGCCAAGCGGCCCTGGGACGTCTGGGCCTTCCTCGCAAGCGATCCCGAGGCCGCCGCGCATCGCACCCTCCTTGCCGCGGCCACCGCCGAGACGCTGCGCATGGCCGTGCCGGGCTATCTGGCCGGGCTGCTGGCGGGGGTCGGGCTGGCCGCGCTCGTCGTCCTCGTGCCACGGGCCGAGGGGATGGTCCTGCCGCTCGCCGTGGCCCTTCGCGCGGTTCCGATCGTGACGACGGCGCCGCTGGTGGTCCTGGCGCTGGGTCGGGGACCGGCGGGGACGGTGACCATCGTGGCGCTCATGATCTTCTTCCCCACCCTGACGGCCTGCCTTCACGGACTGCGGCAGGTGCCCGCCCCGGTGCTCGACCTCTTCGACAGCCATGCCGCGGGGCGCGGGACGCGGCTGGTCCACGCCCAGCTTCCCGCCATGCTGCCCGCCTTCTTCGCCTCGGCGCGGATGGCGGTCCCGGCGGCGATCCTGGCCGCCACCACCGCGGAATGGCTCGCCACCGGAACCGGGCTCGGCGCGCTGATGGCGGTCAGCGCCTCGACCTCGGCCTATGGCATGCTCTGGAGCGCGACCCTGCTGATCGCGCTCTCGGCCTGCCTCGTCTGGGGCGCCGTCGGCCAGCTGGAACGGGCCGTCCTCTCGCGCACCGCGGCCGAGCAGCTGGCATGA
- a CDS encoding sulfatase produces MARAALSLLLIGLVLAQPNQPAAVPRFPLELPVIVAILIAWPGRARGLRTLTVAALVAGVVLKGLDLALHLAFGRPFDPVADLPLLASALELGEGALGPALTLLAALALGAGLAALAAALWWATGLWTRHDPPRRGWALVAVVLAAGLAAADLAAPERVPGAAFTTALSVERGRAARRALDDLAAFRRATAADPWAGHPDPFARLGEAELRIIFVESYGRASFDNPLYAPHAALMAEAEAGIAARGLAMRSGWLGSPVAGGQSWLAHATLASGLRIDSATRYSALLASPRRTLFELARASGHETLAVMPGIVRDWPEGRRLGFSRILAAADLGYRGQPFNWVTMPDQFTLAAFDRQGHQPARVAQIVLISSHAPWVPEPRMVPWEKLGDGRIFDAQATAGDPPEVVWRDPGRVRAAYRSSLGYALRAVTAHATRSGHGALTLILGDHPPAPFVSGLPGRDVPAHLIGPPELLAPFDGWGWTEGLIPAPDLPVLPMEAFRDRFLSALSGRP; encoded by the coding sequence ATGGCTCGCGCGGCGCTGAGCCTCCTGCTCATCGGCCTCGTGCTGGCGCAGCCGAACCAGCCCGCAGCCGTTCCCCGGTTTCCGCTGGAACTGCCGGTGATCGTGGCGATCCTGATCGCATGGCCGGGCCGGGCGCGGGGGCTGCGGACGCTTACGGTCGCGGCGCTCGTGGCGGGGGTGGTGCTGAAGGGGCTGGACCTCGCCCTGCACCTTGCCTTCGGGCGCCCCTTCGACCCGGTCGCCGACCTGCCGCTCCTCGCCTCGGCGCTGGAGCTGGGCGAAGGGGCGCTGGGGCCGGCACTGACCCTTCTGGCGGCGCTGGCGCTCGGAGCGGGCCTCGCCGCGCTGGCCGCGGCCCTCTGGTGGGCGACGGGCCTCTGGACAAGGCACGATCCCCCCCGGCGCGGATGGGCCTTGGTCGCGGTCGTGCTCGCGGCGGGCCTGGCGGCAGCCGATCTCGCGGCGCCCGAGCGCGTGCCGGGCGCGGCCTTCACCACGGCGCTGAGCGTGGAGCGCGGGAGGGCGGCGCGGCGCGCGCTGGACGATCTCGCGGCCTTCCGGAGGGCCACCGCGGCCGACCCCTGGGCGGGACATCCGGATCCCTTCGCGCGCCTCGGGGAGGCCGAACTCCGCATCATCTTCGTCGAAAGCTACGGCCGCGCCAGCTTCGACAATCCGCTCTACGCCCCCCATGCCGCGCTGATGGCCGAGGCCGAGGCCGGCATCGCCGCCCGAGGCCTCGCGATGCGCTCGGGCTGGCTCGGCTCTCCGGTGGCCGGCGGGCAAAGCTGGCTTGCCCATGCGACGCTTGCCTCGGGGCTCCGGATCGACAGCGCCACCCGCTACAGCGCCCTGCTGGCCAGCCCCCGCAGGACGCTGTTCGAGCTTGCGCGCGCTTCGGGCCACGAGACGCTCGCCGTGATGCCGGGGATCGTGCGCGACTGGCCCGAGGGCCGGAGGCTCGGCTTCTCGCGCATCCTCGCGGCGGCGGATCTGGGCTATCGCGGCCAGCCCTTCAACTGGGTGACGATGCCCGACCAGTTCACCCTCGCAGCCTTCGACCGGCAGGGGCATCAGCCCGCCCGCGTGGCCCAGATCGTGCTGATCTCCAGCCACGCGCCCTGGGTGCCGGAGCCGCGGATGGTGCCGTGGGAGAAGCTGGGCGACGGGCGGATCTTCGACGCGCAGGCCACGGCGGGCGACCCGCCCGAGGTCGTCTGGCGCGATCCCGGCCGGGTCCGTGCGGCCTACCGCTCATCGCTCGGCTATGCGCTGCGCGCGGTCACCGCCCATGCGACCCGCTCGGGGCACGGGGCGCTGACGCTGATCCTCGGCGATCATCCGCCGGCGCCCTTCGTCTCGGGCCTGCCGGGGCGCGACGTGCCCGCCCACCTGATCGGCCCGCCCGAGCTTCTGGCGCCCTTCGACGGCTGGGGCTGGACCGAGGGGCTGATCCCCGCGCCGGACCTGCCCGTCCTGCCGATGGAGGCCTTCCGCGACCGCTTCCTGAGCGCGCTTTCGGGCCGGCCCTGA
- a CDS encoding cytochrome b: MTETYRPTARFLHWTVAAIVLCMIPAGLIMTTEGLPRPVQDTLFIFHKNAGVIVGLLMLVRLAYRGAHPPPPLPASVPDWQARIARLTHGLLYALLILMAVSGFVRVTAGGFPLEGWDALGLPRLPKMEAVGKAASSLHWATAMALIPLVLLHAGAALHHALVRRDGVFARMWPAAGR, encoded by the coding sequence ATGACCGAAACCTACCGGCCCACCGCCCGCTTCCTGCACTGGACGGTCGCCGCGATCGTGCTCTGCATGATCCCGGCAGGACTGATCATGACGACCGAGGGGCTGCCGCGCCCGGTGCAGGATACGCTCTTCATCTTCCACAAGAACGCCGGCGTGATCGTGGGGCTCCTGATGCTCGTGCGCCTCGCCTACCGCGGCGCGCATCCGCCCCCGCCGCTTCCCGCCTCGGTTCCCGACTGGCAGGCGCGGATCGCGCGGCTGACGCATGGGCTGCTTTACGCGCTGCTGATCCTGATGGCGGTTTCGGGCTTCGTGCGGGTCACCGCCGGGGGCTTTCCGCTGGAAGGCTGGGACGCGCTCGGCCTGCCGCGCCTGCCGAAGATGGAGGCGGTGGGCAAGGCGGCCAGCAGCCTGCACTGGGCGACGGCCATGGCGCTGATCCCGCTCGTGCTGCTGCATGCGGGGGCGGCGCTTCACCATGCCCTCGTGCGGCGCGACGGGGTCTTCGCGCGGATGTGGCCAGCCGCGGGGCGCTGA
- a CDS encoding CDP-alcohol phosphatidyltransferase family protein, producing MDAAPDPALPPLPRDHVVRVRAAFLALGLLHLALVGLLGHRLGGGAVALALAIFAGVLAVAGAALRGRYPHPRLGLCNAVTQLRAALVAVIAVPLVVPGLLAEQAGPAWAVVALATLALALDGLDGWLARRAGLVSDFGARFDVEVDALLALTLACLVAQGGKVGLWVLALGLMRYAFVAAAWLWPWLSAPLPESRARKLVCVIQIATLIALLAPPVGAGAAPLLAGGALALLSWSFGRDVAWLARR from the coding sequence ATGGACGCCGCACCCGATCCCGCCCTGCCGCCGCTGCCCCGGGATCACGTGGTCCGGGTGCGCGCGGCCTTTCTGGCGCTGGGGCTTCTGCACCTCGCCCTCGTGGGGCTTCTGGGTCACCGGCTCGGCGGCGGGGCGGTCGCGCTGGCGCTCGCGATCTTCGCGGGCGTGCTGGCCGTGGCAGGAGCCGCCCTCAGGGGCCGCTACCCGCATCCGCGGCTGGGGCTCTGCAACGCCGTGACGCAACTGCGCGCGGCGCTGGTGGCGGTGATCGCGGTGCCGCTGGTCGTGCCGGGGCTGCTGGCGGAACAGGCCGGGCCCGCCTGGGCGGTGGTGGCCCTCGCGACGCTCGCGCTTGCGCTCGACGGGCTGGACGGCTGGCTGGCGCGCCGGGCCGGACTGGTGTCGGACTTCGGCGCGCGCTTCGACGTGGAGGTGGACGCGCTGCTTGCGCTGACGCTGGCGTGCCTTGTCGCGCAGGGCGGCAAGGTCGGCCTCTGGGTGCTGGCGCTGGGGCTCATGCGCTACGCCTTCGTGGCCGCGGCATGGCTCTGGCCCTGGCTATCGGCGCCCCTGCCCGAGAGCCGTGCGCGCAAGCTGGTCTGCGTGATCCAGATCGCGACGCTGATCGCGCTTCTCGCGCCGCCCGTCGGCGCAGGAGCGGCCCCTCTGCTGGCAGGAGGGGCTTTGGCCCTGCTCTCCTGGTCCTTCGGGCGCGACGTGGCATGGCTCGCGCGGCGCTGA
- a CDS encoding ABC transporter substrate-binding protein: MVDFRVTRRGMLGLGLAGLGLAATRGQAQTAVAMQLSWLHSVQFAGSYIAEARGYWRDEGLAVALHPGGPNAPVEPPVASGRALVGISAADYTAAAVAEGAPFRILAVAMQKNPFAIASLPARPVTSPADLPGLRIGMALANMPVLKALCLLNGVDMDRIEVVPTQYDAAPLLAGQVDCLLCWATDLPVAMAVRGIDCVTMLMADFGYVLHSQTYIATEDSIASRRSELVALLRGEVRGWEDCRADPAAAVRLTLDRHPDAGLDPAVQALQIERQLPLMFPDLTGAHGFGWFTEETVAANIRTLKLLGREVGPDLWDRSILEDLRG; this comes from the coding sequence ATGGTCGACTTCCGGGTGACGCGACGGGGAATGCTGGGCCTCGGGCTGGCCGGGCTGGGATTGGCCGCCACGCGGGGCCAGGCGCAGACCGCGGTCGCGATGCAGCTCTCCTGGCTCCATTCCGTGCAGTTCGCCGGCAGCTACATCGCCGAAGCCCGCGGCTACTGGCGCGACGAGGGGCTCGCGGTGGCGCTCCACCCCGGCGGACCCAATGCGCCGGTCGAACCCCCGGTGGCCTCGGGGCGGGCGCTGGTGGGGATCTCGGCCGCCGACTACACCGCCGCGGCGGTGGCCGAGGGGGCGCCCTTCCGCATCCTCGCCGTGGCCATGCAGAAGAACCCCTTCGCCATCGCCTCGCTGCCCGCGCGGCCGGTCACCTCCCCGGCCGATCTGCCCGGCCTGCGGATCGGCATGGCGCTGGCCAACATGCCGGTGCTCAAGGCGCTCTGCCTGCTGAACGGGGTGGACATGGACCGGATCGAGGTCGTGCCCACGCAATACGACGCGGCCCCCCTTCTGGCGGGTCAGGTGGATTGCCTGCTTTGCTGGGCGACCGACCTGCCGGTGGCCATGGCGGTGCGCGGCATCGACTGCGTCACCATGCTGATGGCCGATTTCGGCTATGTGCTGCATTCGCAGACCTACATCGCGACCGAAGACAGCATCGCCTCTCGCCGGAGCGAGCTGGTTGCCCTCCTGCGCGGCGAGGTGCGGGGCTGGGAGGACTGCCGCGCCGATCCGGCCGCGGCGGTGCGCCTGACGCTCGATCGTCACCCCGATGCGGGCCTCGATCCGGCGGTGCAGGCGCTTCAGATCGAACGGCAACTGCCGCTGATGTTCCCGGACCTGACCGGGGCCCACGGCTTCGGCTGGTTCACCGAGGAGACGGTGGCGGCCAACATCCGGACGCTCAAGCTTCTGGGGCGCGAGGTCGGGCCGGATCTCTGGGACCGCTCGATCCTCGAGGACCTCCGTGGCTGA